A region of the Coriobacteriia bacterium genome:
CCCGCCGTTGAGAGCGTAGTAGGTGTTCGACACGCCGGAGCCGGCGGGATCCGTGGCGGTGAGGGTGACGGTGACGTCGCGCGAGACCCACCCGCCCGGGATGCCGGATACGGTCGTCTCCGGGGGCGTCGTGTCCGGGGGCGTGGTGTCGATGACGACGGGGCCGAAGCGGACGACGCCCCCCGCGTTGCCGGCGGAGTCGATCGCCCGCACTGCGAGGTACCAGGTGCCGTCGGCGAGCGGCGGCGTGCTGGTGGTCGCAGCGGACTGGTCGATGACGGTGTCGGGGTCGTCTGTGGCGGATGTGGTGACGAGCACCGAGTAGCCCGCCACGCCCGAGTACACGTCCGTCGCGCCCGAGAAGGAGACGGTCAGCGTCGTGGCGCTCGTGGGCGTCGAGGCGACGTGCGTCGAGCTCGACAGCGACAACCCTATCGGAACCGACTTGTCGATGAGCACGTTCGCCGTGTGACTCGTCTCGGCGTTGCTGGAAGCGTCGACCGACCAGTACCCGAACGTCGTCGTGCCCTCGACGGAGACCGTGACCGGCAGCGAGTAGAGGTTGCCGACCCCGCCGTTGAGAGCGTAGTAGGTGTTCGACACGCCGGAGCCGGCGGGATCCGTGGCGGTGAGGGTGACGGTGACGTCGCGCGAGACCCACCCGCCCGGGATGCCGGATACGGTCGTCTCCGGGGGCACGAAGTCCCTCGGCGGGACGTAGCGCAGGATCACGCCGGCCTTCCCGACCACCCAACCGTGAGTCGCGTCGACGAAGTCGCATGCGTAGAGATGCTGCACCGTCCCGGAAGCCTGCGCGCCCCAGGTGATCCCCCCGTCGGTCGTGGCGACGATGATCCCCGAGGCGCCGACCGCCCAGCCGTGCGTGGCATCGGTGAACCGGATGGAATAAAGGAGGTTGCCCGTGCCAGAGGCCTGCACTGTCCAGTTCGCTCCGCCATCCGTGGTGGCGACCATGGCTCCCGCGCCACCGACCGCCCAGCCGTGCGTGGAGTCGATGAAGCGGACGCCCCATAGGGCCTGCACGGTGCCTGAGGTCTGCGCCGTCCAGGTCGTCCCGCCGTCGGCCGTCGCGAGGATGATGCCGCCGGCGCCGACCGCCCAGCCGTGCGTGGCGTCGGCGAAGTGGACGGAGTACAGGGCGGAGGTCGTGCCGGATGTCTGAGGCGTCCAGGTTGCTCCACCGTCGGTCGTCGCGAGGATGGTGCCGATGTTGCCGATGGCCCACCCACGGGATGCGTCGACGAAGGAGACCCCGTTGAGGAGCTGTGCGGTCCCCGAGGTCTGCGACGTCCATGTCGCCCCACCGTCGGTCGTGGCGATGATCACCCCGCTCGACCCGACCGCCCACCCGTCGGAAGCGTTCACGAAGGAGATCGACCTGATGATGGTGGTACCGGCGGCGGGCGATGTCTGAGGTCCCCAGGTGGCGCCACCGTCGGCGGTCGCCAGCATCACGTTGCTCGCTCCGCCCACCCAGCCGTGCGTGGTGTCGACGAACTCGGCTGCGTACAGGATCGTCGCGACGCCCGATGTCTGCGCCGCCCAACGCGCCGAAGTGTCCAGTCCGATGGTGTCGGAGAGCGGGAGCACGTCCCCTACCGCATCGCGGAACTCGACCTGGACCGTCCGGATGCCGTCGGCTCCGACGAGCGTCGAGGCGATCGTCGACGCATACGGCATCCAGTCGCCGAAGCCACCGCCCACGTCGAAGCGCATCTCGGTGGCGCCGGTCACGGTCGAATCCAGCGAGACCGCGGCCGATGTCGTCGACCCGGCGCCGAGATTGATCGCGAAAGTGCCGACCGGGACCGCGGCACTGGCCCCGAGTGGACAGAACGCCAGCACCAGAACCGACACGAGCATGAGGCGGGTGAGACTTCTCGCTACTCGCAAGTTGGACCTTTCGCTCGCAGTGCAAGGTGAGTGGCTCGATCGAGCCACTCCTCCTAGTCATACAATCGGCCGTACTCAAGGTCGCCTTGAGGGAGAGTTGCGGGCGATCCTTAATGTTAGACAAGCAAAGCGGGGACCGAAGTCCCCGCAGGTAGATTATGGAGCCGACGAAGGGATTCGAACCCTTGACCCCCGCATTACGAGTGCGGTGCTCTGGCCAGCTGAGCTACGTCGGCGTGCTGCCGTTCTTCTCCGTTGACGCCCCGCCGCCACCGCGCCTTCTCCGGCGACGCCGTCGTCCCGTGCCTTGACCCGCCTGCTCCGAGACCTCCGCTGCCGGAGTCTCCGGGGCCGGCGCTTCCTTCGCGCGCTCCGGCGGCGCCTCGGCGCTCCGTTCGCGTCCCGAAGACCGTCTGCCGCCCCTGCCGCGCTCGGCTGCGGCGGCCGGCCTCGGCGGCGCGGCCTCCCGCTCCGCGAGGGAGGCGACGAACGCGACCATCGACTCGTTCTCCGAGTCGTGCAGCTTCTCGGCATCGACACGGCACGGACACCCGTGTCCGGGACACTCCATCGCCTCGAGCGGCACCTTGAGCTCGCCGCCCTCCTCGAGCCGGACTGTGACCATCTCGTGCGGCGTGTTGAGGTCCGAGACCTTGCCGTTGCCCGCCGGCGTCTCCACCGGCGTCCCACGCTTCGGGGCACGGGACTTGAAGTCCTTGTATGCCTCGTACTCGTAGCGCAGACAGCACATGAGTCTGCCGCACAGGCCGCTGATTTTCAAGGGGTTGAGCGGCAGGTCCTGCTCCTTCGCCATGCGGATCGAGAC
Encoded here:
- a CDS encoding YCF48-related protein; protein product: MLVSVLVLAFCPLGASAAVPVGTFAINLGAGSTTSAAVSLDSTVTGATEMRFDVGGGFGDWMPYASTIASTLVGADGIRTVQVEFRDAVGDVLPLSDTIGLDTSARWAAQTSGVATILYAAEFVDTTHGWVGGASNVMLATADGGATWGPQTSPAAGTTIIRSISFVNASDGWAVGSSGVIIATTDGGATWTSQTSGTAQLLNGVSFVDASRGWAIGNIGTILATTDGGATWTPQTSGTTSALYSVHFADATHGWAVGAGGIILATADGGTTWTAQTSGTVQALWGVRFIDSTHGWAVGGAGAMVATTDGGANWTVQASGTGNLLYSIRFTDATHGWAVGASGIIVATTDGGITWGAQASGTVQHLYACDFVDATHGWVVGKAGVILRYVPPRDFVPPETTVSGIPGGWVSRDVTVTLTATDPAGSGVSNTYYALNGGVGNLYSLPVTVSVEGTTTFGYWSVDASSNAETSHTANVLIDKSVPIGLSLSSSTHVASTPTSATTLTVSFSGATDVYSGVAGYSVLVTTSATDDPDTVIDQSAATTSTPPLADGTWYLAVRAIDSAGNAGGVVRFGPVVIDTTPPDTTPPETTVSGIPGGWVSRDVTVTLTATDPAGSGVSNTYYALNGG
- a CDS encoding stage 0 sporulation family protein, which encodes MPTAVGVRLRFAPKVMFFDPCDASPVEGDRVVVTTDRGTELGEVVAAPFEVEKPPAGLRPVVRVATEEDLTVAADLLEKERAAMRRYRELIGKHGLDMKPIGVEYLFDGSKAVFYFVAEERVDFRDLVRDLASESKARIDMRQVGVRDEARMVGGLGHCGEQLCCVRFGGEFQPVSIRMAKEQDLPLNPLKISGLCGRLMCCLRYEYEAYKDFKSRAPKRGTPVETPAGNGKVSDLNTPHEMVTVRLEEGGELKVPLEAMECPGHGCPCRVDAEKLHDSENESMVAFVASLAEREAAPPRPAAAAERGRGGRRSSGRERSAEAPPERAKEAPAPETPAAEVSEQAGQGTGRRRRRRRRGGGGASTEKNGSTPT